CAAGACCTTCCCGCCCGGCAGCCTGATCGTCGGCTCTCCGGCCAGGGTCGTGCGCGAGCTGTCACCCGAAGCGCTGGCGGCGCTGAAGCTGTCGGCGGCGGGTTACGCGGCGCGGCAGGCGCACTTCAAGGCGAACCTTACGCGGGTGGATTAGCCGCTTAGTCCCTACCGTCACCCCGGACTTGTTCCGGAGTCCACCGTGCCGCGAGACAAGCGGCCGCTGAGTACGCGGTGAGGTGGACCCCGGAACAAGTCCGGGGTGACGGAGGTGAGTGACACTGCCCACCTCTAATCTTGTACCCCGGCGAAGGCCGGGGTCCAGTTGGTGTGTCGCTGATGGCGGCGCGCAACGCGGGCCGCCCGCAACTGTACCCCGGCCATCGCCGGGGTACAGAAGTCTACTTCGCAAACCTCGGCATCATCCCCACGCCCTTGATCGGCACGCGATAGACGCTCTTCGACGCGGTGATCCACAGCGCGTTGCCACCCTCGCCAAAGGCCAGGTTCGCCGCCGTCTCCGGCAACCGGATGCGGCCGAGCTGCTTGCCCGCGGCGGTCATGATCCAGATGCCGCCGGGGCCCGTCGCCCAGATGTTGCCGCGCTTGTCGACCTTCAGGCCGTCCGCGCCGCCGCCCGGCTCTTTCGGGAACACGAACACCGTGCGCCGCGCACCCAGCTTGCCGCTGCGCGCGACCGGATAGGCGAAGATCGTCGCCTGCCCGAAATCGGCGATGTAGAGCGTGTCGCCCTTGGGCGAGAAGCCGATGCCGTTGGGAAGGACCAGGTCGGTGATCGGCGCGGTCAGCTTGCCATCGGCGTAGCGCAGCACGCCGTTATACGGCAGCTCCTTGGCCGGATCCTTGTCCATCCCGTTGAACAGGCCGAACGGCGGATCGGTGATCCACAGCGAGCCGTCGGAGGCATAGACCATGTCGTTGGGGCTGTTCAGCCGCTTGCCGTCCAGCCGATCGACGAACGGCTCGACCTTGCCCGCGGCATCGACCTTAACGATGCGGCGGGCGCCCATCTGCGCCATCAGCACGCGGCCGTCGGCGGCGGGCACCAGCCCGTTGGAGCCGATGCTCTTGCCCTTGGGCGGGTTGGGCAGGCCGCCCGAATTGTCGAGCAGTTCGACCACGTTGCCCGCACGATCGACGGTGCGCAGCTTGTCGCCGTTGACGTCGGAAAACCAGAGCTTGCCCTGGTGCCACAGCGGCCCCTCGACAAAGGTGAAGCCGGTGGCGACGCGCTCGATCGCGGCGTTTGGAGCGATCAGCGCGTCGAGCGCGGGATCGGCGCGTTCGATCCGCGGGGCGGGTGCCGCCTCTTGGGCGGCCACCGGTGCGGCGAACAGCGCAAGGGCAGAGAGAGAGGCGGAAAGGCGCATCGTCGGCATCCTCAAACGGCGTCGGTCAACAGGACCAGATAGTCCTTGTTGGTGACGGTATCCTCGATCAGCGGCCAGACTTTTTGATGGATGTCGGACTTTACCCAAACCTGACGCTGCTCCTCGCTCTCGTAAGTGAGCTGGAAACGATAGTTGATGCCGTTGGCGGGTGCCGGCTGACCCTGGATGACGGTGCGGATCTTGAGCATCTTGAGGTCGATGAACCCGCGCCCGCGAAAGCTCTCCGCCGCGGGGCGGAAGCGCTTGTGAAAATGGTCGAGCATCTCGGCCTCGCGCGCCGGATCGATCGCGAGATCGCAATAGAGGACGATTGGCTTGCGCGCCGCGCGGCGTGCCTGCGGCAGCGCCGAGGCGGCACTCGCCGCGCCCGCGCCGATCCCGGCAAGTCCCATCAGTTTCAACAGATTACGTCGTTCCATTCTCATCCTCCCTGAAGTTAGCGGCCGCGCGACTGCGCCGCGGCATAGGCGGCCTTGGCCGCCTGATCCTTGGCGACGCCGACGACCATCAGCTCGAGCGGGGCGGTGCCCGTCTGCCGGATCGCGCGCGACTGCCCGATATCGACGGGGATCGCGTCGCCCGCGCGGATCATCGCCTTCT
This is a stretch of genomic DNA from Sphingomonas sp. Y38-1Y. It encodes these proteins:
- a CDS encoding SMP-30/gluconolactonase/LRE family protein is translated as MRLSASLSALALFAAPVAAQEAAPAPRIERADPALDALIAPNAAIERVATGFTFVEGPLWHQGKLWFSDVNGDKLRTVDRAGNVVELLDNSGGLPNPPKGKSIGSNGLVPAADGRVLMAQMGARRIVKVDAAGKVEPFVDRLDGKRLNSPNDMVYASDGSLWITDPPFGLFNGMDKDPAKELPYNGVLRYADGKLTAPITDLVLPNGIGFSPKGDTLYIADFGQATIFAYPVARSGKLGARRTVFVFPKEPGGGADGLKVDKRGNIWATGPGGIWIMTAAGKQLGRIRLPETAANLAFGEGGNALWITASKSVYRVPIKGVGMMPRFAK